AATGGACTAGTTCTCAATTTTATAAATTTAGTATTGGTGTAGATAATTTGTTAAATCATAATTATAGGGAATATTTTAATTTATATGTGCATAAACGGATTGGATATCCTTCCGGAACATTGATGTATGAACCAGGGCGTATTTGGTGGATGAAATTGGGGGTGGCGCTATAAATTAAAATAGATAAGAAATTTAATTTATATTAATAAAGGTTAAGTGAATATATATCTAAAATTATCTAATTTAGATATATAAATTATGTTAATTAATTTTTAAATATGCATGAAAAGTGTTAATTTGTAATGTTATTATTACCTGCTGCGAAAAATGATTCTTCCTTTACTCAAATCATATGGTGTAAGCTCAACAGTTACTTTATCTCCTGTTAGTATTCGAATATAATTTTTTCTTATTTTTCCAGAAATATGCGCTATAATAACGTGTCCGTTTTCTAGTTTTACACGAAACATTGTATTAGGTAAAGTATCCAATACGACACCATGCATTTCGAAATTATCCTCTTTTGTCATTAGATTCTCTGCTAAATTAAATGATAATTTGAAATTTTATCACAAGATATCGGCTAATCAAAGTAGTATGCGGTGATTAATAATTTAGTTCTAAAAAATTTATAAAAATAGTTGTTTTTATTATTATGTATTTTCTTTGATCATGTCATTATTGCTGTGATTATGCTATTATAACGACACTATTTTAGTGATATATAAATATACAGTAGAATTTGTATTAGTATGAATTTTTGCTTTTTTATTTATGTACTACTTGTATGAAAATTTAGTGTGAATAAACTTATATATGTGGTTGTGTGATGATTCTTATTTATTATGGTTTTTAAGAATTATAAAAAGTTGATACTAATTAATTAATAGTAGATAAGTAGCGTTCAGCGTCTATTGCGGCCATACAACCAGAGCCAGCAGCAGTAATTGCTTGACGATAGTTGTGATCCATTACGTCCCCTGCCGCAAATATTCCCGGGATAGAAGTAGCAGTTGTGTTTCCATTAGTACCAGACTGCACATGAATGTATCCATTTTTTAATACGAGCTGATCGCTAAATATAGCAGTGTTTGGATTATAACCAATAGCAATGAATATACCTTGGACAGTTATTGTATGTTTTTTATTTAGATGGGGGGTTACGTTTTTTAAACGTAACCCAGTAACATTTGTACCATCTCCTAATATTTCTTCAATAATATAATTGAGATGTAAAAAAATATTATTATTTTTTACTTTATTCATAAGCCTGTTAATTAATATTTTTTCTGCCTTAAACTGATCACGACGGTGAATAAGATGAACTTCAGCGGCAATATTGGATAAATATAAACTTTCTTCTACCGCTGTATTGCCTCCGCCAACAACTGCGACAATTTGTTTTTTAAAAAAAAACCCGTCACATGTAGCACATGAAGATACACCTTTACCTCTATATTTTTCTTCAGAAGGAATGTCAAGATTTCGAGCAGATCCTCCTGTGCTTATGATTAATGCATCACATGTATATTCATACATGTTTCCACATAAGTAAAAAGGGTATGTTTTAAAATTTACTTTAATGATATGATCAGGGATGATTTCGGTGTGTAAATGAACAGCATGTGTGTTCATACGATCCATTAATATAGGTCCAGTAAGATTTTTAGGATTTCCAGGCCAATTCTCTATATCTGTAGTAGTATTTAGTTGTCCTCCTATCTCTAATCCAGTGATTAGTACAGGATTTAAATTAGCCCGTGCCGCATAGATAGCTGCGGTATATCCAGCAGGACCTGCTCCCAATATAAGTAATTTGCAATGTTTTTTAGTTATTGTCATGTGATGTACCTTATATAGTGCTCGAATTTTACTTGATTGCTGTTTTACTTATATTGTATGTGGTATAGTAAAATACTTTAAATATCAATATTTAAACTTTCCTATTGATATAGGGGTATGTTATTAATGATACTAATATGTAGTTAGATAATTTAAATTTTCTAAATAAGTTGTAAATAAAAGTTATAAAGACACTACTTTCAATTTATATACCCGTATAACATATTATAAGATAATATATACAATATAGCAAGTTTTTATGAAAAACTAAAAATATTTTTAATTTTATTTAAGATATTGATATTTGTTAAATATGTATATAGCGTTTTAAATGACGTAGTAAACTAATTATTCTTTCATAATCTAAGTAGATTATCATGTATATATATATAACATTAAACGTTAAATTTTTTATACGAATTAAAAGTATTATTTTTGAAATTCAATAAGAATATTAGATATATACAGATCACTATTAATATATATTATTGGATACTTAAGTAAAAGAAGAGATATTTTAGTGATTAATTTTATATTCATTAGTATAAGTATAATTTTATTATACTTAATTATCATATTAATTAGTTTCGATCCGGCAGACCCTGGATGGTTACAGATTAAGTGGCATGGACCAATACATAATCTTGGAGGTATATTAGGGGCAAAACTTTCTGATTTTTTGTTTTTTGTTTTTGGTGTTCCAGCTTATATAATTCCATTTTTTATATTGTTTTATATTTTCAAGGTTTATGCACAGGGAAATTGTAATACAATTTTTGAGTTTTTTTTTAAATTAATAGGAATATTAATATTATTATTTGTGTGTTGTGGATTAACTCATTTAATTATTGATGATCTTTTTTATTTTTCTTCTGGAGGTATAATAGGAAGTATATTATGTGATTTTATTTTATCTTACGAAAAAATAACTTATCATATTAGTTTTATTTTGCTTTTTTTGATCGTAATTATTGATCTTATAGTTTTTTTTAATCGATTTTTTAATATGATTGTAAAAACTATTAAAAATCAATTATCTTTTTTTGTAGCTTATTTAAGAGTATTGGTTTTTTATGATGAAAAATTTAGACATAAACTTAATTATCGACAATCTTGTGTTAACAAGCGCGTATATCCATCAGTTTTTTCTATACAAGAATCTAATTTCTTTAAAAAAAAATTGGTAAATAATTTATTAAATATACATATCATTCCTAACGTATCTGAAAATATTAATAGATCTACTAAACAGTTTAATCCTATTATAAAAAATAATTTTTTCAAAAAACAATATATTGTACTGATGAAAATATTTATAAAAATTTTTAATTTTATTGAGAATCTGTTATCTTGCTCTAAATTATGTATAAATAAAGCAAAGTGCAAGTACTATATAAAAAAATATATGAATAGTGTTTTTTTTGCGCGAGAAAGTTGTTCTGTAAGAATTAATAAATATAATAAGAAGGTTTTTAATAATTTTAAAATGTGTTGTATTGAAGAAAAAGGAGAAAAAAGTAGCGTTGTATTGGTACAAGATTTGGGTGTGGCACGTGTTGATATAAAAAATAATCAGAATATAAAACCACCTATGTTTATTAATAAAGACACAATGCGACGTGTACCTTTACTTAAGCATACAAGGGCTCCAATGGCACAGAGAAAGTCTTGTTATAATAAGAAAGTTTTTATGTTACCGGATATAAATTTATTAACTATATCTAAATCAAAAAAAAATACGAACTTATTGGAATTAAAAAAAATTTCTCAGTTACTGGAATCCAAATTAGCAGAATATCATATTACAGCAAATGTAGCTAATATTATTCCTGGTCCAGTAATTACTCGATTTGAATTAAATTTATCACCAGGTATAAAATCTTCAAGAATTACTAATTTGTCACGTGATTTAGCACGTGTTTTATATACAGCTTCTGTTAGGGTGGTAGAGGTAATTCCTGGTACCCCATATGTAGGATTAGAAATCCCTAATAAAAAGCGTAGTATAGTATATCTAGGCGATATAATAAGTTCAGAGCAATTTAGGAATACTAACACTCCATTACCGTTAGTTTTGGGTAAAGATATATCTGGACATCCTCTGATTGTAGATTTGAAATCTATGCCCCATTTATTAGTTGCTGGAACTACTGGATCAGGTAAGTCTGTAGGAATTAATGCCATGATTGTTAGTATTTTATATAAGGCAACGCCAGAAGAAGTATGTTTTATTATGATTGATCCTAAAATTTTAGAATTATCAATATATTCAGGTATTCCTCATCTGTTAAAGCAAGTTATTACTGATATGAAAGAAGTTTATGAAGCGTTACAATGGTGTATAAAAGAAATGGAGCGCCGTTATAAGCTGATGGCTATGCTTGGAGTACGGAATTTGGAAAATTATAATAAATGTATAGAGCAGTTTTATTCTAAAAAATATATGAAACATGATACTGCAAGCAAATTTATTAATGATAAAACAGTAACTTTTTCTGATATTTTAGAAAAATTGCCTTATATTGTAGTTATTGTAGATGAATTTTCAGATTTGATAGTAACAACAAAAAAAGTAGAAGAGTTAGTAATTCGTTTAACACAAAAAGCTCGTGCTGCTGGAATTCATGTAATATTGGCAACACAAAGGCCGTCAGTAGATGTGATTACTGGATTAATTAAAGCAAATATTCCAGCACGTATAGCTTTTACTGTATCAAGCAAAATAGATTCTCATACTATTCTTGGTCAATCTGGATCAGAATCATTATTAGGTATGGGTGATATGTTGTATTTAGGACCTAATTCCTCTGTACCTACCCGAGTGCATGGTGCATTTATAGAAGATCAAGAAATATATGCGGTAGCTAATTTTTGGAAAAGCCAGACGGCTAATTTATAATTTTGGATATACTAATAAAAGACCATGTTTTACGCGTTCAGAATTGTTATATGAGTGTATGTAAACATATACATGTTGTCGTTGTTATTATAGCTGTAATATACGTAGTGTATATTAATCATGGATATATGTTTAATTAAATATGATTAATCAAGTAATATATGCCATTTTTTTAAGTATTGCTGTAATTATTTCAGCAATAGCTGACGATACATCTGTTATTACATTGAGAAATCGTCTGAAAAAAATAAATGATTTTTATGCACGGTTTACTCAAAAAGTTATTAATGCTAACAACGACATATTATTGGAGAGTCACGGAGAACTGTGGGTAAAACGCCCTAACTTATTTAATTGGCATATGATATTTCCTGAAGAAAATTTTTTAATTTCTGATGGAAAAACACTTTGGTTTTATATCCCTTTTATTAAACAAGTTACTGCGTTTTGGTTACAGAATTTTTCTAATAATATTTTTTTTATGTTATTTTCTGATAACAACATGTGTAAATGGGATAATTATAATGTAATTCAGAAAGGAGATTTTTTTTGTTTGATACCAATGCGTGATAATTGTGGTTTACAAGAATATAGAGTTACAATAACTGACAGTGGCGCAATTAAGCAGTTTAGTGTTTGTGAAAAAAAAGACCAATATGTAGATTATCATTTATTAGATCAAAATAATAACGCAATTGATATAAGAAAATTTTATTTTGATTTTTCTGAAGATATTCAATTAGACGATCAAAGAGAATAATATATATTAATTAATAGATTCATATTTTGTTTAATAATTAAAAAATTGTTATCTTCCATATAAAGATTGAAAGCATATATGATACGTATAAGTAAAATATTATTGTTAAGTTAACAAAAATTTGGTGTGTCTTATTTTATATGTAAGAAGCTTATTTCAATCGAATTTGTTGCTTACTTTTAGTAACCAGTTAAATACTATCACTTTATAATAAAAAATTATATAAGATTTATGATCTAGCACATTTGTAATAATGGAGTGTGTTTGGATATTATATTTATATACACAAGGTTTTAAATGAAATATTATTTGAGTGTAGTCACGCACACATATTTAATATCGTCGATGGTTATATAAGTGTGTTACTTAATGTAATGGTGTAAAAGTTTAAAATATTGATGGATTTATTATTTAATTGATATGTAATAAAACCATTTGTATTATTTATAAATAAAAACGTATCGCTTTATATTTAATTTACGTGTGTATTTAAAAAATTTAATTATTTAATCTAAATTAAATATAGTTTTATGTTGATTGGAAAATTTTATATTGTTCTTATAAAAAAGGATATTTTTTGAGTAAATAATACTAATTGTTAGTATGGTGTATAGTGTGTATATAAAAAAATTAATAAATAAATTATTTTTATTAAGAATAGTGTTGCTTTATATAAATAGAGTAAATAAGTGAGCAATTTTTATGTAGCAACTAAAAATAAACTATTAGATATTTTCATATCCGATGAAATAGATAATGTAGGTTAAATATGCTAGATCCCAATTTATTGCGTAGTAATCTTGATTTAGTTATTAAAAAACTTGCTCGCAGAAAATTTATATTTAATACCGATAAATTTCGTCAGCAAGAGAGTTTACGTAAAATTTTACAGAAAAAAACTGAAAGTTTACAGACTGAACGTAAAATTAAGGCTAAAATTATAGGAATAGCCAAGATGCGTGGGGATAATGTAGAATTTTTATGTCAAGAAGCATATGTATTAGGAAAAAAATTAACTTCACTTAAACTAGAAAGTAAAAAATTACAAAAAATCATTAGACAGTATGAATTGTCTTTACCAAATATCCCAGACGATCAAGTACCTTATGGATTTAGTGATCAGGATAATTTAGAAATAATGCGTTGGGGAGAGCTAGGTCAATATAATTTCCCATTACAGGATCATACGGAACTGGGTGTGTCGACTAGTGGTTTAAGTTTTTCTGACGCAACGAAGTTAACTGGGTCTCGTTTTGTTGTAATGAAAGGACAAATAGCACATTTGCACCGTGCTTTATCTCAATTTATGATAGATTTACATACCAAAACCCATGGATATGAAGAATATTATTTGCCATATTTAGTAAATGAAATGTCTTTATATGGTTCAGGCCAATTACCAAAATTTTATGAAGATTTATTTCATATTAAGTACTTAGGATCTGATACTAATCCTTATACATTAATACCTACTGCTGAAGTACCGTTAATAAATTTAGTTCGTGACGTAATTCTTGATGAAAAGGAATTACCAATTAAGATGATCGCTCATACTCCATGTTTTCGTTCTGAAGCTGGATCATATGGCCATAATACTCGTGGGTTGATTAGAATGCATCAATTTGACAAAGTTGAACTAGTACAAATAGTTCATCCAGATAAGTCTATGCAGACACTAGAAGAAATAACTGGTCATGCAGAACAAGTCTTACAATTACTTAAGTTACCATATAGAAAAATGTTATTATGTACGGGGAATATTGGATTTTCTTCTTGTAAAACATATGATTTGGAAGTATGGCTTCCAGCATGTAATACTTATTGCGAGATTTCTTCTTGTTCGAATGTTGGAGATTTTCAAGCACGTCGTATAAGAGCACGCTATCGGGGCAAGCATCATAGAAAAACAAAATTTTTGCACACTTTAAATGCTTCTGGAGTAGCAGTAGGTAGGGCGTTGGCGGCAGTTCTTGAAAATTATCAATTAGAAGATGGGCGTATAGCGATTCCCACAGTATTGTATCCGTATATGGGGGGAGCAACACATATTAATTAATGGGCTCTTGCTTTATGTGTAAAACTATTTTTATTCCAAAAAATTTTATATTTGTTATTTTTTATTAAACTTTGAGAAGTTATATGTATATATTATTATTTATTATTAATAAATGGGTGATGTAGATTTAATAGTAATTAAATATATGTATTATGTTTTTATGTTGTTTCATATATATAAAGTGTAATTAACTGTTTGTGATGGAAATATTTTTAATATTGTTTGTTATGATAGTTTATCGAAAAAGATATTATTTTGTTAATTTAAGTGTTTATGATAATTCAATTATATGAATAAGATATTTAATTTCAGTGCAGGTCCATCAATGTTGCCAAAACAAGTCTTAAGACAAATTAAAAAGGAATTATATAATTGGGAGAATATGGGTGTATCTGTGATGGAAATAAGTCATCGTAGCAAAGAATTTTTACAATTAATGCAAAACGCAAAACAAGACATACGTGACCTTCTCGATATTCCAGAAAATTATGAAGTTCTGTTTTGCCATGGTGGAGCTAGGGCACAATTTTCAGCAATTCCTATGAATTTATTAAAAACATCTTCAGAAAATGTTGATTATATAAACACTGGGTATTGGGCATACAGTGCAGCGATAGAAGCAAAAAAATATTGTGATCCACGTATAATTGATGTGACTAACAAAAAAAATGGATTGAATAATATTCAGCCTATATCTAAATGGGATGTTTCCACAAATAGCATTTATATACATTATTGTCCTAACGAAACTATTGATGGCATAGCTATACACGAAACTCCAAATTTTTCTGATAAAATAGTAATAGCAGATTGTTCTTCAATTTTATTATCACGTCCACTTAATATAAGCCGTTTTGGTATAGTTTATGCTGCTGCTCAAAAGAATATTGGTATAGCCGGTCTGACAGTAGTTATTATTAGAAAAGATTTATTGCAAATCCCTCATCGAGAAATTCCTTCTATTTTAAATTATAGAATTTTAGTTGATAACTATTCAATGTTTAACACACCTGTGACTATGTCTTGGTATATTGCTGGTTTAATATTTAAATGGTTAAAAAAACAAGGAGGACTAGAAAAAATCAATAAACGTAATCAAGAAAAATCTGATTTTTTATATAATGCTATTGATTCTAGTAATTTTTATTATAATAATGTTGATTTGTCTAATCGTTCCTGTATG
This genomic interval from Candidatus Blochmannia sp. SNP contains the following:
- the infA gene encoding translation initiation factor IF-1; this encodes MTKEDNFEMHGVVLDTLPNTMFRVKLENGHVIIAHISGKIRKNYIRILTGDKVTVELTPYDLSKGRIIFRSR
- the trxB gene encoding thioredoxin-disulfide reductase, with translation MTITKKHCKLLILGAGPAGYTAAIYAARANLNPVLITGLEIGGQLNTTTDIENWPGNPKNLTGPILMDRMNTHAVHLHTEIIPDHIIKVNFKTYPFYLCGNMYEYTCDALIISTGGSARNLDIPSEEKYRGKGVSSCATCDGFFFKKQIVAVVGGGNTAVEESLYLSNIAAEVHLIHRRDQFKAEKILINRLMNKVKNNNIFLHLNYIIEEILGDGTNVTGLRLKNVTPHLNKKHTITVQGIFIAIGYNPNTAIFSDQLVLKNGYIHVQSGTNGNTTATSIPGIFAAGDVMDHNYRQAITAAGSGCMAAIDAERYLSTIN
- a CDS encoding DNA translocase FtsK 4TM domain-containing protein, with the translated sequence MINFIFISISIILLYLIIILISFDPADPGWLQIKWHGPIHNLGGILGAKLSDFLFFVFGVPAYIIPFFILFYIFKVYAQGNCNTIFEFFFKLIGILILLFVCCGLTHLIIDDLFYFSSGGIIGSILCDFILSYEKITYHISFILLFLIVIIDLIVFFNRFFNMIVKTIKNQLSFFVAYLRVLVFYDEKFRHKLNYRQSCVNKRVYPSVFSIQESNFFKKKLVNNLLNIHIIPNVSENINRSTKQFNPIIKNNFFKKQYIVLMKIFIKIFNFIENLLSCSKLCINKAKCKYYIKKYMNSVFFARESCSVRINKYNKKVFNNFKMCCIEEKGEKSSVVLVQDLGVARVDIKNNQNIKPPMFINKDTMRRVPLLKHTRAPMAQRKSCYNKKVFMLPDINLLTISKSKKNTNLLELKKISQLLESKLAEYHITANVANIIPGPVITRFELNLSPGIKSSRITNLSRDLARVLYTASVRVVEVIPGTPYVGLEIPNKKRSIVYLGDIISSEQFRNTNTPLPLVLGKDISGHPLIVDLKSMPHLLVAGTTGSGKSVGINAMIVSILYKATPEEVCFIMIDPKILELSIYSGIPHLLKQVITDMKEVYEALQWCIKEMERRYKLMAMLGVRNLENYNKCIEQFYSKKYMKHDTASKFINDKTVTFSDILEKLPYIVVIVDEFSDLIVTTKKVEELVIRLTQKARAAGIHVILATQRPSVDVITGLIKANIPARIAFTVSSKIDSHTILGQSGSESLLGMGDMLYLGPNSSVPTRVHGAFIEDQEIYAVANFWKSQTANL
- the lolA gene encoding outer membrane lipoprotein chaperone LolA, with the protein product MINQVIYAIFLSIAVIISAIADDTSVITLRNRLKKINDFYARFTQKVINANNDILLESHGELWVKRPNLFNWHMIFPEENFLISDGKTLWFYIPFIKQVTAFWLQNFSNNIFFMLFSDNNMCKWDNYNVIQKGDFFCLIPMRDNCGLQEYRVTITDSGAIKQFSVCEKKDQYVDYHLLDQNNNAIDIRKFYFDFSEDIQLDDQRE
- the serS gene encoding serine--tRNA ligase — encoded protein: MLDPNLLRSNLDLVIKKLARRKFIFNTDKFRQQESLRKILQKKTESLQTERKIKAKIIGIAKMRGDNVEFLCQEAYVLGKKLTSLKLESKKLQKIIRQYELSLPNIPDDQVPYGFSDQDNLEIMRWGELGQYNFPLQDHTELGVSTSGLSFSDATKLTGSRFVVMKGQIAHLHRALSQFMIDLHTKTHGYEEYYLPYLVNEMSLYGSGQLPKFYEDLFHIKYLGSDTNPYTLIPTAEVPLINLVRDVILDEKELPIKMIAHTPCFRSEAGSYGHNTRGLIRMHQFDKVELVQIVHPDKSMQTLEEITGHAEQVLQLLKLPYRKMLLCTGNIGFSSCKTYDLEVWLPACNTYCEISSCSNVGDFQARRIRARYRGKHHRKTKFLHTLNASGVAVGRALAAVLENYQLEDGRIAIPTVLYPYMGGATHIN
- the serC gene encoding 3-phosphoserine/phosphohydroxythreonine transaminase — translated: MNKIFNFSAGPSMLPKQVLRQIKKELYNWENMGVSVMEISHRSKEFLQLMQNAKQDIRDLLDIPENYEVLFCHGGARAQFSAIPMNLLKTSSENVDYINTGYWAYSAAIEAKKYCDPRIIDVTNKKNGLNNIQPISKWDVSTNSIYIHYCPNETIDGIAIHETPNFSDKIVIADCSSILLSRPLNISRFGIVYAAAQKNIGIAGLTVVIIRKDLLQIPHREIPSILNYRILVDNYSMFNTPVTMSWYIAGLIFKWLKKQGGLEKINKRNQEKSDFLYNAIDSSNFYYNNVDLSNRSCMNVPFFLNNNKLDNIFLKESICFGLLGLQGHRIVGGMRASLYNAMTLEGVQKLVEFMKLFSEKYS